The Streptomyces seoulensis genome contains a region encoding:
- a CDS encoding aldo/keto reductase, translating into MTASLRKLGSSSLEVFPLALGGNVFGWTADRDTSFAVLDAYAAAGGNFVDTADSYSAWAEGNKGGESETIIGEWVRARGNRDQVVIATKVSQHPDYQGLTAANIKAAADASLRRLGTDHIDLYYTHFDQPDVPVEEIIGALDELVRAGKVRYIGASNISAERLKESLDFSDRAGLARYVALQPHYNLVSRDTYEGPLQDVAAREGLSAVPYFALASGFLTGKYRPGATVDSARAGSAAKHLDSERGQKVLTALDEVAAAHDTAAATVALAWLAAQPTVAAPIASARTVDQLPALLDVAELTLTTAELDRLTEASA; encoded by the coding sequence ATGACTGCTTCTCTGCGCAAACTCGGTTCCTCCTCCCTCGAGGTCTTCCCGCTCGCCCTCGGCGGCAACGTCTTCGGCTGGACCGCCGACCGGGACACGTCCTTCGCCGTCCTGGACGCCTACGCCGCGGCGGGCGGCAACTTCGTCGACACCGCCGACTCCTACTCGGCCTGGGCCGAGGGCAACAAGGGCGGCGAGTCGGAGACGATCATCGGCGAGTGGGTGCGGGCGCGGGGCAACCGCGACCAGGTCGTCATCGCCACCAAGGTCAGCCAGCACCCCGACTACCAGGGCCTGACCGCCGCCAACATCAAGGCCGCCGCCGACGCCTCCCTGCGCCGCCTCGGCACCGACCACATCGACCTGTACTACACCCACTTCGACCAGCCCGACGTGCCGGTCGAGGAGATCATCGGCGCGCTGGACGAGCTGGTGCGGGCGGGCAAGGTCCGCTACATCGGCGCCTCCAACATCAGCGCCGAGCGGCTGAAGGAGTCCCTGGACTTCTCCGACCGCGCGGGCCTGGCCCGGTACGTCGCCCTCCAGCCCCACTACAACCTGGTCTCCCGCGACACCTACGAGGGCCCGCTCCAGGACGTCGCCGCCCGCGAGGGACTGTCGGCCGTCCCGTACTTCGCGCTCGCCTCCGGCTTCCTCACCGGCAAGTACCGCCCCGGCGCGACGGTCGACAGCGCCCGCGCAGGTTCGGCCGCCAAGCACCTGGACTCCGAGCGCGGCCAGAAGGTCCTGACGGCGCTGGACGAGGTCGCGGCCGCCCACGACACCGCTGCCGCCACGGTCGCCCTCGCCTGGCTCGCCGCCCAGCCCACGGTCGCCGCCCCCATCGCCTCGGCCCGCACGGTCGACCAGCTCCCGGCCCTGCTGGACGTGGCGGAGCTGACGCTCACCACGGCGGAGCTGGACCGCCTCACGGAGGCTTCGGCCTGA
- the trmB gene encoding tRNA (guanosine(46)-N7)-methyltransferase TrmB, with the protein MSDSVNTPEATRPADAEPRTARPAEPGPSARTSRSKGEPRFPDGPQPDPAGSHFERRIRSFQPRRSRVTTGQGEALARLWPQWGLDIDGQRVIDLAELFGNANPVVLEIGFGMGEATAQMAAAAPDTHILAVDVHTPGQGNLLNLAEQGGLTNVRVGNGDAIILLREMLTPDSLDGLRVYFPDPWPKKRHHKRRLIQPEFLSLAATRLAPGAIVHCATDWEPYAEQMLEVLTAHPDFENTRADGGYAPRPAFRPLTRFEGQGLDKGHVVNDLLFRRVPHQNP; encoded by the coding sequence GTGTCTGACTCCGTGAACACCCCCGAAGCCACCCGGCCCGCCGACGCCGAGCCGCGCACCGCGCGGCCCGCGGAGCCCGGACCGTCCGCCCGGACCTCCCGGAGCAAGGGCGAGCCCCGGTTCCCCGACGGGCCGCAGCCCGACCCCGCCGGATCGCACTTCGAGCGGCGCATCCGCAGCTTCCAGCCCCGGCGCAGCCGGGTCACCACCGGCCAGGGCGAGGCACTGGCCCGGCTGTGGCCGCAGTGGGGGCTGGACATCGACGGGCAGCGGGTCATCGACCTCGCGGAGCTGTTCGGCAACGCGAACCCGGTCGTGCTGGAGATCGGCTTCGGCATGGGCGAGGCCACCGCGCAGATGGCGGCGGCCGCCCCGGACACCCACATCCTCGCCGTGGACGTGCACACCCCCGGCCAGGGCAATCTGCTGAACCTGGCCGAGCAGGGCGGGCTGACCAACGTCCGGGTCGGCAACGGCGACGCGATCATCCTGCTGCGGGAGATGCTCACCCCCGACTCCCTCGACGGGCTCCGCGTCTACTTCCCCGACCCCTGGCCGAAGAAGCGGCACCACAAGCGGCGGTTGATCCAGCCCGAGTTCCTGAGCCTGGCCGCGACCCGGCTGGCGCCCGGCGCGATCGTGCACTGCGCGACGGACTGGGAGCCGTACGCCGAGCAGATGCTGGAGGTGCTCACCGCGCACCCGGACTTCGAGAACACCCGGGCGGACGGCGGGTACGCGCCGCGCCCCGCGTTCCGGCCGCTGACCCGGTTCGAGGGCCAGGGTCTGGACAAGGGCCATGTCGTGAACGACCTGCTGTTCCGCCGCGTACCGCACCAGAACCCGTAA
- the lhgO gene encoding L-2-hydroxyglutarate oxidase, translating to MVQVRADAYDCDVLVVGGGIVGLSTAYALTRAAPGTRVTVLEKEPGPARHQTGRNSGVVHSGIYYRPDSLKARYAVRGAAEMIKFCAEYGIDHSVTGKLIVATDRAELPRLHALVQRGRENGIPVRELGAAQIAEYEPEVRGLAAIHVGTTGVCDFTAVARQLARASGAEIRYGSRVVRVDRRPDRGVAVLTSAGQVVRARVLVNCAGLYCDELARLTGDEPGVRIVPFRGEYYELARPELVRGLVYPVPDPAFPFLGVHLTKGLDGGVHVGPNAVPALAREGYGWGVVRPRELAGTASWPGTWALARRHWRYGAGELYRSVSKGAFLDAVRRLVPGVEERDLVRAPAGVRAQAVTRDGTLVDDFLIREGPRAVHVLNAPSPAATASLPIGREVSRRTLGMLRDL from the coding sequence GTGGTGCAGGTGCGGGCGGACGCGTACGACTGCGATGTGCTGGTGGTCGGTGGCGGCATCGTCGGGCTGTCGACGGCGTACGCCCTGACGCGCGCCGCTCCCGGTACGCGGGTCACCGTGCTGGAGAAGGAGCCCGGCCCGGCCCGCCATCAGACGGGCCGCAACAGCGGGGTGGTCCACAGCGGGATCTACTACCGGCCGGACTCGCTCAAGGCGCGGTACGCGGTGCGCGGCGCCGCCGAGATGATCAAGTTCTGCGCGGAGTACGGCATCGACCACTCCGTCACCGGCAAGCTGATCGTCGCCACCGACCGCGCCGAGCTGCCCCGGCTGCACGCCCTGGTGCAGCGCGGCCGGGAGAACGGCATCCCGGTCCGGGAGCTGGGCGCCGCCCAGATCGCCGAGTACGAGCCGGAGGTGCGCGGCCTGGCCGCGATCCACGTCGGCACGACCGGCGTGTGCGACTTCACGGCCGTCGCCCGCCAACTGGCCCGTGCCTCCGGCGCCGAGATCCGCTACGGCTCACGGGTCGTCCGGGTGGACCGGCGCCCCGACCGGGGCGTGGCGGTGCTGACCTCGGCCGGCCAGGTGGTCCGCGCACGCGTGCTGGTGAACTGCGCGGGGCTGTACTGCGACGAGCTGGCCCGCCTCACCGGGGACGAGCCGGGCGTGCGGATCGTGCCGTTCCGGGGGGAGTACTACGAGCTGGCGCGGCCGGAGCTGGTGCGCGGCCTGGTGTACCCGGTGCCCGACCCGGCGTTCCCGTTCCTCGGCGTCCATCTGACCAAGGGGCTCGACGGGGGCGTGCACGTGGGCCCCAACGCGGTCCCGGCGCTGGCCCGCGAGGGGTACGGCTGGGGCGTGGTCCGCCCGCGCGAGCTGGCGGGCACCGCGAGCTGGCCCGGCACGTGGGCGCTGGCCCGGCGGCACTGGCGGTACGGCGCGGGCGAGCTGTACCGGTCGGTGTCCAAGGGGGCCTTCCTGGACGCGGTGCGCCGTCTGGTGCCCGGTGTGGAGGAACGGGACCTGGTGCGGGCGCCCGCCGGGGTGCGCGCGCAGGCGGTGACGCGGGACGGGACGCTGGTCGACGACTTCCTCATCCGCGAGGGCCCCCGCGCGGTGCACGTCCTGAACGCCCCGTCCCCGGCGGCCACCGCGTCCCTGCCCATCGGCCGCGAGGTGTCCCGCCGGACGCTCGGGATGCTGCGGGACCTTTGA
- a CDS encoding M23 family metallopeptidase, translating to MASNRPAPQAPFAPDASEPFAYGAPRAEGDAWEEWNPTEESLPPVRGRHRVAKQRGGGLARSSTVLGVGVIAAVGAGGMASANTGKPPVSIAMPDLPSVDSLIDGHHTDAPAASLATATATAASDDSASDAGEALRSRIMAQAERQQSKADSRATAAAVAKADQQAADAAAKAAKEAAAKAADAKERAEADAEKKAEAARLATLAKQYTLPTSSYTITSTFGQAGALWSSGYHTGLDFAAPTGTLIKAVHSGTITEAGWAGAYGYRTILTLDDGTELWFCHQSSINVSTGQKVSTGEVIGRVGATGNVTGAHLHLEVHPGGQPTGIDPGAWLRGKGLTP from the coding sequence GTGGCGTCCAACCGGCCTGCCCCACAAGCCCCGTTCGCGCCGGACGCGAGTGAGCCCTTCGCCTACGGCGCCCCCCGCGCGGAAGGCGACGCGTGGGAGGAGTGGAATCCCACCGAGGAGTCCCTGCCCCCCGTACGCGGCCGCCACCGGGTGGCCAAGCAGCGCGGCGGCGGACTCGCCCGCAGCTCCACCGTCCTCGGCGTCGGCGTCATAGCCGCCGTCGGCGCGGGTGGCATGGCGAGCGCCAACACCGGCAAGCCGCCCGTGTCCATCGCCATGCCCGACCTGCCCTCCGTGGACTCCCTGATCGACGGGCACCACACGGACGCGCCCGCCGCCTCCCTCGCCACGGCCACGGCGACCGCCGCCAGTGACGACTCCGCCTCCGACGCGGGCGAGGCGCTGCGCAGCCGGATCATGGCCCAGGCCGAGCGGCAGCAGAGCAAGGCCGACAGCCGGGCTACCGCCGCGGCCGTCGCCAAGGCCGACCAGCAGGCCGCCGACGCCGCCGCCAAGGCCGCGAAGGAAGCCGCCGCGAAGGCCGCCGACGCCAAGGAGCGGGCGGAGGCCGACGCCGAGAAGAAGGCCGAGGCGGCACGCCTGGCCACGCTGGCCAAGCAGTACACGCTGCCGACCTCCTCGTACACGATCACCTCGACCTTCGGGCAGGCCGGGGCGCTGTGGTCCTCCGGCTACCACACCGGTCTCGACTTCGCCGCGCCCACGGGCACGCTGATCAAGGCCGTGCACAGCGGCACGATCACCGAGGCGGGCTGGGCCGGCGCCTACGGCTACCGCACGATCCTCACCCTCGACGACGGCACCGAGCTCTGGTTCTGCCACCAGTCCTCGATCAACGTCAGCACCGGTCAGAAGGTCTCCACCGGCGAGGTCATCGGCCGCGTCGGCGCCACCGGCAACGTCACCGGCGCGCACCTCCACCTGGAGGTCCACCCCGGCGGCCAGCCCACCGGCATCGACCCCGGCGCCTGGCTGCGCGGCAAGGGACTCACCCCCTGA
- a CDS encoding MFS transporter, producing MSREQRGPNEKLGAVLALAGISNAGLARRVNDLGAQRGLTLRYDKTSVARWVSKGMVPQGAAPHLIAAAIGQKLGRPVPLHEIGLADADPAPEVGLAFPRDVGQAVRSATDLYRLDLAGRRAGTGGIWQSLAGSFAVSAYATPASRWLITPADSSVEREANSAEGAAAPIKVGHSDVQKLREAAEDARRWDSKYGGGDWRSSMVPECLRVEAAPLLLGSYSDEVGRALFGAGAELTRLAGWMAFDTGQQEAAQRYYIQALRLARAAADVPLGGYVLASMSLQATYRGFGDEGVDLAQAALERNRGLATARTMSFFRLVEARAHARAGDAHAAGAALKSSEGWLERSREGDSDPTWLGFYGYDRFAADAAECYRDLKAPRQVRRFTEQALSQPTEEFVRSHGLRLVVSAVAELESGNLDAACEQGVRAVEVAGRISSARTTEYVKDLLHRLEPYGDEPRVVELRERARPLLMAPA from the coding sequence ATGTCCAGGGAGCAACGCGGGCCGAACGAGAAACTCGGCGCCGTTCTCGCCCTCGCGGGAATCAGCAACGCGGGCCTCGCGCGCCGTGTCAACGACCTGGGCGCGCAGCGAGGGCTGACGCTTCGGTACGACAAGACCTCGGTCGCGCGCTGGGTGTCGAAGGGGATGGTGCCGCAGGGTGCGGCGCCGCATCTGATCGCGGCCGCGATCGGGCAGAAGCTCGGCCGGCCGGTGCCGCTGCACGAGATCGGCCTCGCCGACGCCGACCCCGCGCCCGAGGTGGGCCTCGCCTTCCCCCGGGACGTGGGGCAGGCGGTGCGTTCGGCGACCGACCTGTACCGCCTCGACCTGGCCGGACGCCGTGCCGGGACCGGTGGCATCTGGCAGTCGCTGGCGGGGTCGTTCGCGGTGAGCGCCTACGCGACGCCCGCCTCCCGGTGGCTGATAACCCCCGCCGACAGTTCGGTCGAGCGGGAGGCGAACTCCGCCGAGGGCGCCGCCGCACCGATCAAAGTCGGCCACAGCGATGTGCAGAAGCTCCGGGAGGCCGCCGAGGACGCCCGGCGCTGGGACTCCAAGTACGGGGGCGGTGACTGGCGTTCGTCCATGGTGCCGGAGTGCCTCAGGGTGGAGGCGGCCCCGCTGCTGCTGGGCTCCTACTCCGACGAGGTGGGCCGCGCCCTGTTCGGCGCGGGCGCGGAGCTGACCCGGCTCGCGGGGTGGATGGCCTTCGACACCGGCCAGCAGGAGGCGGCCCAGCGGTACTACATCCAGGCGCTCCGGCTGGCCCGCGCGGCGGCCGACGTCCCGCTCGGCGGCTACGTACTCGCCTCCATGTCGCTCCAGGCGACCTACCGGGGCTTCGGCGACGAGGGCGTCGACCTCGCCCAGGCCGCCCTGGAGCGCAACCGGGGGCTGGCCACCGCGCGCACGATGAGCTTCTTCCGGCTGGTCGAGGCGAGAGCGCACGCACGCGCGGGCGACGCGCACGCGGCCGGCGCCGCCCTGAAGTCGTCCGAGGGCTGGCTGGAGCGGTCCAGGGAGGGCGACAGCGACCCCACCTGGCTCGGCTTCTACGGCTACGACCGCTTCGCCGCCGATGCCGCCGAGTGCTACCGCGACCTCAAGGCACCCCGCCAGGTGCGCCGCTTCACCGAGCAGGCGCTGTCCCAGCCGACGGAGGAGTTCGTGCGTTCGCACGGGCTGCGGCTGGTGGTCTCGGCGGTGGCCGAGCTGGAGTCGGGAAACCTGGACGCGGCCTGCGAGCAGGGCGTACGGGCGGTCGAGGTGGCCGGCCGTATCTCCTCCGCGCGCACCACCGAGTACGTCAAGGACCTCCTGCACCGCCTGGAGCCCTACGGGGACGAGCCCCGGGTCGTGGAACTGCGCGAACGGGCCCGCCCGCTGCTGATGGCACCCGCCTAG
- a CDS encoding PrsW family intramembrane metalloprotease, with the protein MAISSPYPSHTSGDGPRPPWWRREWVRHGALAALLALSGLVILALVRRQTGTEGFLVGLGLAVVPVPWLTAAFRWLDRVRPGPWRNLLFAFAWGACAAALIAIVANSFATHWIATATADPSGADTLGATVIAPVVEESAKAAAVLLVFVFRRRDFTGPVGGAAIAGVTATGFAFTENILYLGNAFGTDQSIGTTGLVSVTAATFFVRAVMSPFAHPLFTVLTGIGFGLAALPRRRRPVLRVLFPVGGLLLAMGMHALWNGSAAFGQFGFLVVYGGFMVPAFGLLTWLLIRSRQRELRVAREELPVYVHAGWLGPAEPFALGSLRARRLARDHARRFFGGRPAARAVVRYESDATELALLRHRARAGRVGTDFAARERELLAALWQRRDSSRPALEYAARVTAPPPRPVPYWQRYGHPAPPYAGYNPYRS; encoded by the coding sequence GTGGCCATCAGTTCCCCGTACCCGTCCCACACCTCCGGCGACGGACCCCGGCCGCCCTGGTGGCGGCGGGAGTGGGTGCGTCACGGGGCGCTGGCCGCGCTGCTGGCGCTCTCGGGGCTCGTGATCCTGGCGCTGGTGCGCCGGCAGACCGGCACGGAGGGCTTCCTCGTCGGACTGGGGCTGGCCGTGGTGCCGGTGCCCTGGCTGACCGCGGCGTTCCGCTGGCTGGACCGGGTACGGCCCGGACCCTGGCGGAACCTGCTGTTCGCGTTCGCGTGGGGGGCCTGCGCGGCGGCGCTGATCGCCATCGTCGCCAACAGCTTCGCCACCCACTGGATCGCCACCGCGACCGCGGACCCCTCCGGCGCGGACACGCTCGGCGCGACGGTGATAGCGCCGGTGGTGGAGGAGTCGGCCAAGGCCGCCGCCGTACTGCTGGTGTTCGTCTTCCGCAGACGGGACTTCACCGGACCGGTCGGCGGCGCGGCGATAGCCGGGGTGACCGCGACCGGCTTCGCGTTCACCGAGAACATCCTCTACCTGGGCAACGCCTTCGGCACCGACCAGTCCATCGGCACCACGGGCCTCGTCTCCGTGACCGCCGCGACCTTCTTCGTGCGCGCGGTGATGTCGCCGTTCGCGCACCCCCTGTTCACCGTGCTCACCGGCATCGGCTTCGGCCTGGCCGCGCTCCCCCGCAGGCGGCGGCCGGTGCTGCGGGTGCTCTTCCCGGTGGGCGGGCTGCTGCTCGCGATGGGCATGCACGCCCTGTGGAACGGCTCGGCCGCCTTCGGCCAGTTCGGCTTCCTCGTCGTCTACGGCGGCTTCATGGTCCCCGCGTTCGGGCTGCTGACCTGGCTGCTGATCCGCTCGCGGCAGCGTGAACTGCGCGTGGCCCGTGAGGAACTGCCCGTCTACGTCCACGCCGGCTGGCTCGGCCCCGCCGAACCCTTCGCCCTCGGTTCGCTGCGCGCCCGCCGCCTGGCCCGCGACCACGCCCGCCGCTTCTTCGGCGGCCGCCCGGCCGCCCGCGCGGTGGTCCGCTACGAGAGCGACGCCACCGAACTGGCCCTGCTGCGCCACCGCGCCCGGGCCGGCCGCGTCGGCACCGACTTCGCCGCCCGGGAACGGGAACTCCTGGCCGCCCTGTGGCAGCGCCGGGACTCCTCGCGCCCCGCCCTGGAGTACGCGGCCCGTGTGACGGCCCCGCCGCCCAGGCCGGTCCCGTACTGGCAGCGGTACGGGCACCCGGCACCCCCGTACGCCGGGTACAACCCGTACCGCTCATAG
- a CDS encoding asparagine synthase-related protein: MRWLVGWSSTAARALGAADSAGATGYEGETLRPVGSQLLWGDPDPLWAVGDWRPDEVRVVHADAQNRIAVLGICGASDEELRRGLFTARGGALRHLTAWPGSYTAVVQAGRRITVCGDLAGARPVFHAPWDGGTAYATAALPLADLTEANLDFGHLAALLAAPEVPAALRDTTPYEGVRRVAPGHALVLRAGAREIVGYEPVASLAVAAPPADPDRAVDAVRDALVEAVRVRLAAPRHVPGLDPGPVPGMGPAERRAARGMPVPGIGADLSGGPASGTLALLAAGLPGRPGTLLGHGTGAGERLLAVTFNDLAVGGREAEVERAGALAANPRLHHVVVTGAEDTLPYADLEGPLTDEPGPSLVTAARHRARLAAGSADHFTGHGARQVLDAHPARLADLLLDRQRRHLVRPVAALTRADGSVLVPARVYGAARRLSRTPYRTGLEALAERLMRRRFDEPKGPVGASLAALTWARPGPAARWLTGEALAEVSVLLQTGADRAAGGPGQRPGEFRARTVLARHAADLRVLEQAAEVRSQRLHAPFLDNQVVRACRDLPEALRVRPGARAAVLRTVLEGAGVTDLPPGWGTPSHASSAAAARAGLRLAADSLVDLFDTPLLADAGLVEARVVRKAVREAAAGEPLPLDGLADLVSLELWLGRLLARRGTCWTGTPARARAVPAGIAPQRGALRAGRP, encoded by the coding sequence ATGCGGTGGTTGGTGGGTTGGAGCAGCACCGCCGCGCGCGCCCTGGGCGCCGCAGACTCCGCGGGCGCCACCGGGTACGAGGGCGAGACGCTGCGCCCCGTCGGCTCCCAACTCCTGTGGGGTGACCCCGATCCGCTGTGGGCCGTGGGCGACTGGCGCCCCGACGAGGTCCGCGTGGTCCACGCCGACGCGCAGAACCGCATCGCCGTCCTCGGCATCTGCGGCGCCTCCGACGAGGAGCTGCGGCGCGGCCTGTTCACCGCCCGCGGCGGCGCCCTGCGCCATCTGACCGCCTGGCCCGGCAGCTACACCGCCGTCGTCCAGGCCGGCCGCCGCATCACCGTCTGCGGCGACCTCGCCGGCGCCCGCCCGGTCTTCCACGCCCCCTGGGACGGCGGCACCGCCTACGCCACCGCCGCCCTCCCGCTCGCCGACCTCACCGAGGCCAACCTCGACTTCGGTCATCTCGCCGCCCTCCTCGCCGCCCCCGAGGTCCCGGCCGCGCTGCGCGACACCACCCCCTACGAGGGCGTACGCCGCGTCGCGCCCGGCCACGCGCTGGTGCTGCGCGCCGGGGCGCGCGAGATCGTCGGCTACGAGCCGGTCGCCTCCCTCGCCGTCGCCGCGCCCCCCGCCGACCCCGACCGCGCGGTGGACGCCGTACGGGACGCCCTGGTGGAAGCCGTACGAGTCCGGCTCGCAGCGCCCCGGCACGTCCCCGGACTCGACCCCGGCCCGGTGCCCGGCATGGGCCCGGCCGAACGGCGGGCGGCGCGCGGCATGCCGGTGCCCGGCATCGGCGCCGACCTCTCCGGCGGCCCCGCCTCCGGCACCCTGGCGCTGCTCGCCGCAGGGCTGCCCGGCAGACCCGGCACCCTTCTCGGGCACGGCACCGGCGCGGGCGAGCGACTGCTCGCCGTCACCTTCAACGACCTCGCCGTCGGCGGCCGCGAGGCCGAGGTGGAACGCGCGGGCGCCCTCGCGGCCAACCCGCGCCTGCACCACGTGGTGGTCACCGGCGCCGAGGACACGCTGCCCTACGCCGACCTCGAAGGACCCCTCACCGACGAGCCCGGCCCCTCCCTGGTCACCGCTGCCCGGCACCGCGCCCGGCTCGCGGCGGGCAGCGCCGACCACTTCACCGGCCACGGCGCCCGCCAGGTACTGGACGCCCACCCCGCCCGCCTGGCCGACCTGCTGCTGGACCGTCAGCGGCGCCATCTGGTCCGCCCGGTCGCCGCCCTCACCCGCGCCGACGGCTCGGTCCTGGTCCCCGCGCGCGTGTACGGCGCCGCCCGGCGACTGTCCCGTACCCCGTACCGCACCGGGCTCGAGGCGCTGGCCGAGCGGCTGATGCGGCGCCGGTTCGACGAGCCCAAGGGGCCGGTCGGCGCCTCGCTCGCCGCGCTGACCTGGGCGAGACCCGGACCGGCCGCCCGGTGGCTCACGGGGGAAGCACTGGCCGAAGTATCGGTTCTGCTCCAGACCGGCGCCGACCGGGCGGCCGGCGGCCCCGGACAGAGACCCGGCGAGTTCCGCGCCCGTACCGTCCTCGCCCGGCACGCGGCCGACCTCCGCGTCCTCGAACAGGCAGCCGAGGTCCGCTCCCAGCGGCTGCACGCCCCCTTCCTCGACAACCAGGTCGTCCGCGCCTGCCGCGACCTCCCCGAGGCGCTGCGCGTCCGACCCGGCGCCCGCGCCGCCGTACTGCGCACGGTGCTGGAGGGCGCCGGGGTCACCGACCTCCCGCCCGGCTGGGGCACCCCGTCCCACGCCTCCTCGGCCGCAGCGGCGAGAGCCGGGCTGCGCCTGGCCGCCGACTCCCTGGTCGACCTCTTCGACACCCCGCTGCTCGCCGACGCCGGCCTGGTCGAGGCCCGCGTGGTCCGCAAGGCCGTCCGGGAGGCCGCGGCCGGCGAACCCCTCCCGCTGGACGGCCTGGCCGACCTCGTCTCCCTGGAACTCTGGCTCGGCCGCCTCCTGGCCCGCCGCGGCACCTGCTGGACCGGCACCCCGGCCCGCGCCCGCGCCGTCCCGGCGGGCATCGCCCCGCAGCGGGGGGCCCTGCGGGCGGGCAGGCCCTAA